The Apium graveolens cultivar Ventura chromosome 3, ASM990537v1, whole genome shotgun sequence sequence ttaagttctgacttcagtataagtgctgatttcagttaagtactaatttgtcctatttaagtaagatctgaaaactaaacatgaatcatattagacatgacattatcaaatatatctaacaccctCTTAAAATTCCAAGGCAAGGGGCGTCATAGAAAGGGTTGTTGATCTTATTCAAGAAGAGGAATAATCTATCCCTTCTCCTGATCCAAGGGCTTCTTTATCCAAGGCGCCATTTGAGATCCTGGGCCAGAAAAGGAAGGAGGCCGAGTCTAGCTTCGGACAAGAGGAATACTCTTTCGGAAGAGGCTGAGCCTAGAGTGAAGAGAGCCAGAGTGGAAGAGCATCCGATGCGAGCACCTCAAAAGGCGTCTTAGGATACTTCCGAGGAGAATTCGGCGGAGACTTCTGAGAAAACCTCTGAGGGACCAACTTAGGAaacttccgaggagacttcagagAATGGCTTCGAGGAGTCCGGGCCTTCTAAATCCAATGCTTAATTTATTCCCTTTATATTTTCTTCTTTTTGTAAAATACTTTCAAAATTTTATGAAGTACTCCTTGATTCTTGTTTTGGTTTTTTGCTATTTCATTTAAGTTTATGATTTTGGCCTTTCGAAGATTAGTAAAACATAACTTAAATAACATAACTTGGTCTTTTAAAACTGGGAAAATCATAGCTTCAAGAATATAATTTGGTCTTTCAAAATGTTACATAAGATGGATTCGACCCTAATAGTCATAAGCTAAATTATAACCCTATTGAACTGAAATataaaatcctaagcaagcaaagcttcatgGTGCTTTTGAACCTTGTCGCCACCTTATCTGGTATGCACTTCTTTTCCTCCAAACTATATATAATAGATCTTTAAGTTTTGAGAATGCCAAATTCGTGGAACTTCTTCTCCTTCCATTGTCTCCAACTTTTAAGATCCTCGTCCTTGAACACTTTTAACTTTTTATGGCCCTTCCTAGTTTGGGGcgagcttccctttctgtccaaCTCATGATGCTTCGATCTTCCTTAAGACTAGATCTTCTTGTCTAAAAAACCTTTCTTTCAACCTTAGGTTATAATAGAaggaagcttttttctgatattcaaCAATCTTCGTATGTGATTTATcccgcacttcatcaattaagtccagggctaacctttgcccttgTTCATTTTCTTCAACATTATATGCTTGGattgtaataaccatgatttttgtaattatatgtatatacacTTTTCCcattttaattatttggttagataaaaaaatattttttatatagatttgttattaaatataaagacgcgtatttttatattaaaaataaacatttctagttatccaaaatatttaagtaaggttaaaaaaaatggttttaatttatatgtgcataattttaatttaatatttatttattttatgactagaatttaaaaataggtgtagttatgttgtgtatatttattagtatgtgttatgtgtatttgaaaaactcagtcaaacactacATGTTAACAAAGAGATAATATTTGTTTAAATATGTGATCACGTACCCACTAACCATTGAATCGGAGTATtagttgaaccaacttgtgtataaataggctattagcatatcatttatctctgtataacatcttctcttttcaggtacgtTCTAATTCTCATGTTTTTACTTGTGTTTTACATGTTTActgcatacttctatatatatatatatatatatatattacatttttgtgaacttatgtatgactacTCTAATTCaattgttattagtttattttattatttagtttcatggttatgtgtataacattatagtttacttaatttaatcatttagtttgatgttgattattaaatgttttagttaacaatcactattttttttgtaaatatataatgcatgaatttatgtttataattatgtgtttgtgcatgcataataattcatgtgttatatgttaaatatatgtttaatttagatatgcatttagattagtgcaccaattaaatatatgctcatttattaaattggttatacttattttgtataatgatattttcacacgtaaggttatgaaaattttatacaccaatattgatattttgtccacttgcattatcctaagcatatgttacctattttatttatctttgttattttattttaaaaattatatagatagtaaatattaaacgTACATCTATTTTGttctgaatttaaatagtttacatagacttgatttattattattatatataatgtatttaagtgttgagttttttatTGGTCAatacactattttgaactattatatgagaatggtcgtatttatatgtcaatatgaatttattttgttatttgtagtgacatttaattattattgtgggttaagttttataaagttaaagttTTGTTAGCTTAGTGGCATACACAAGTTAACATtatgattattttattaaatatgtatgtgtgtatgtctaggttcattttgacagcataatttgggagatattactattaaggtaagttaactcttcacactttattttattttgaaatcttttttataattttgcactgcttttgttttaaaatttatggatcaagtaccctgttttagaaataagaattcctagtgagctctgacttatgaaccagttagtaattgcgtatagttccagaactagcctttgataccttactagggagtgctacttatgatgccttcgggagcgcacactctatgataccttagtaagggGCGTATTATTGACATAAATTATtaacttttgatactgtgtcaccaggtatttgtggccttagcgagctatggaattttatatcttatgacatatggattttggaaaatgatttttgttttataaaattatgatacttgatccactagtgtagaattgttttcttgctgggcccttggctcattacttacaaattttcaggtgcttagcttttgggACATCTTAAAGATGGACTTAATTTGAGCTTGCTttggaataatattttagtgattatgtttgtattggagctgcgtctcccacaattttctttattttcagcttagatgattttatttctgcctcggattttagaattttatgaaaaactagaaacttattcttattatggatttaatttagAGTTGTAactgaatatttaagtataattattttctgaaaagtcAGGGTATTACATGGATCCTTGGAgatgaatgtgatatctccactggaactatCGTTTATGCCCCATATGATAACATAAACGGTGTTGCTCCTGTGGTGACTCTGCAAGTGGTTCTATAAACCTAGAGTATCGGAAGTATCTCGTctacccagttattcctcgattTTTCAATCCTCTTCATTAATCCATCTAAAATAATTCGATTTGcaacctctgcttgcccattggcttgagGATGGGCCACAAAAGTGAACCACAACTCAATCTTATTCTCCTCACAGTACTTTTTGAACTCCTCAGTGTTGAATTATATCCCATTATCAGTCACCAAGATTCGGGGAATCCCATACctgcacataatattttcccataGAAATTGAGCAGCTTGTTTAGTCGTAATCTTGGCCAAGGGCTTAGCTTCGatccatttagtaaaataatcaattgCCATAATCAAAAACTTCCTTTGGGCAGTAGCCACCGGGAAAGGCCTAAGAATATCCATTCCCACATAGCAAATGGGATTGGGGAGTTTATGGAAGTGAGCATTTCGGGAGGTTGCTTTACTACAGGGGCATGTTTTTTACAACAATCACATCTCTTCGCATATTCTTTGGcgtcagccatcatttctggccaatagaagcctaagcGGGTAATTTTGTGGGCTAtggccctgccccccaagtgttggcCACATATACCCTCATGTACTTCCTCCATAGCAGGTCGAGCCTCATctggcctgagacatcttaaataTGGAATTATAAAAGATCTTTTATAAAGAATCCCATCAATCATAGAATATCTTAGGGCTCGTACAGACAACTGTCTTGCTTCCATAGCATTACTAGGAAGCCATGCGGTTTGTAGatgagccttaataggatcaatccatgaccCTTCAAGTCCTATGGGGGCAATTAACTTGATGTCTATGATCTGTGTTTTCAATACATGAAAGTACACACTCCCAAAGCTTACTTCTATTTCTAATGGGGAAAATTTGGATAACACATTGGGCTAAGCATTTTATTCCCTTAGAATGTGTTCTACATGAcattcatcgaattgagtcatcacgTCCCTCACTAGGCGTACATACATCGCCATGGtttcatcccttgcctcaaactcccCCTTGACCTGGGATACCACTAGTTTCGAGTCCCCATAAACTTTCAAGTTCTTAACTCTCAACGTCcctgctaggccaaggccagTTATAAGAGCTTCATACTCGgcttcattatttgtggttggaaaatctaacttcatagcatattcaatcaagaatccATCGGGGCATTTCAAAACTAGCCCTGCTCCACTCGAAATTGTTT is a genomic window containing:
- the LOC141714456 gene encoding uncharacterized protein LOC141714456, with the translated sequence MVQSPLLAKPDLNETLYLYLAVSENSLSAVLVKEELRIQNLIYYVSKILHGAELNYLTIEKFALALVMTSRKLRPYFQAHKIELLINQPLRNIIHSPKASVRLIKWAIELGEFDIKYKPQMEIKAQALADFVVESEYEALITGLGLAGTLRVKNLKVYGDSKLVVSQVKGEFEARDETMAMYVRLVRDVMTQFDECHIIDIKLIAPIGLEGSWIDPIKAHLQTAWLPSNAMEARQLSVRALRYSMIDGILYKRSFIIPYLRCLRPDEARPAMEEVHEGICGQHLGGRAIAHKITRLGFYWPEMMADAKEYAKRCDCCKKHAPVVKQPPEMLTSINSPIPFAMWEWIFLGLSRWLLPKGSF